A single genomic interval of Aureliella helgolandensis harbors:
- a CDS encoding efflux RND transporter permease subunit: protein MLDAVIRASLRYRMLVVVVSLAVLVYGSYLATQMSIDVFPDLDRPRVVIITEAPGLATEEVETLVTQPIEIALLGANGVQAVRSQSTAGLNVIYIEFSWSTEIRAARQTVQERLATLEGILPQGIRPQMTPPSSIMGQIVVAGIYRQAGPEGGRLAQVGRTDMMAELVVGDNENFQIQVWQPVNRHDKSTWKKVETAEFQWSEDPNTDAATRQYPVGTATIRLEGNEYRADFFTNEKQQLELRTVADWVIRPRLLKTTGVAEVFMLGGDRKQYQILIDPPVLLEYDVTVQDVEQALRESNINTSGGFAITGETERPIRILGRLGPDSRVVIEELKKVPVGAQAKRAVLLEQVARVIEGPQLKRGDGSVDGHPGIVFTTVKQPHIDTRKLTDAVAEAFSEVEASLPADIIVNSELFRLKNFIDRGIFNVGEALVIGAVMVIIVLFLFLLNFRTTFITLTAIPLSLVMTTLVFRMIGWISGSELSINVMTLGGIAVAMGELVDDAIVDVENIFRRLKQNNQLSIENQKPPILVVFQASREIRSSIVFGTAVVILSFMPLFALSGVEGRLFTPLGVAYIVSILASFVVSMTVTPVLSYYLLPQSGATHREGDGFVLHSLKQAVTHLIRLSMAMPGTLLILTWLAVVIAAWQMSLLGRNFLPPFDEGSIQVNVTLPPGSSLNASNQVSRSIDQVFQSMQKTEENPGGEILHFVRRTGRAEMDEHASPVNFGEYILSMNPESGTEREEILSELRAKISNEAPGVDIEVEQPLAHLISHMVSGVYAQIAIKIHGDDLDTLQRVAEQVKATIQDVPGITPPIVEPIRETSELHIALRADDLAFYGLTREYVAGVLQTALQGEVVSQVLEGQRRFDLLVRLEEEYRTDYANLGRLRIDLPHRGTNAERGQVELHELADIGEGTGPNSVNRENARRRIVIRCNTEGRDLAGAVGDIKQRVGAQVQMPVGYFIEYGGQFESQQRATQLIIVLAAISVVGMFVVLLVLFPSVRIVLQILNALPTAFIGGVMALIITQQSLTVASLVGFISLGGIAVRNGILLVTHYFHLMKEEGESFTQAMILRGSLERLAPVLMTALTAGIGLIPLVLGGQEPGREILYPVATVILGGLTTSTFCEFLIHPGMFWKFSGKDAARLANEGASEDDHLLTQ, encoded by the coding sequence ATGCTTGATGCAGTTATACGCGCTTCGCTTCGCTATCGAATGTTGGTCGTCGTGGTCAGCCTTGCCGTGCTGGTATACGGATCGTACCTGGCAACTCAAATGTCTATCGACGTGTTTCCTGATTTAGACAGGCCACGCGTCGTCATTATCACTGAGGCACCGGGCCTCGCAACTGAAGAAGTAGAAACGCTGGTAACACAGCCGATTGAAATCGCCCTACTCGGTGCCAATGGTGTGCAAGCTGTTCGCAGCCAATCAACGGCCGGATTGAATGTTATTTATATCGAGTTTAGCTGGTCAACCGAGATTCGCGCCGCTCGACAAACCGTGCAAGAACGCTTGGCCACGCTAGAAGGCATTTTGCCCCAGGGCATTCGTCCGCAAATGACGCCACCGTCGTCGATTATGGGCCAAATTGTGGTCGCGGGCATTTATCGTCAAGCAGGGCCGGAAGGCGGAAGACTTGCGCAAGTGGGTAGGACCGACATGATGGCGGAACTGGTCGTCGGTGACAATGAGAACTTTCAAATTCAGGTCTGGCAGCCCGTCAATCGCCACGATAAATCGACGTGGAAGAAAGTCGAAACTGCTGAATTTCAATGGAGCGAAGATCCCAACACTGACGCCGCAACACGCCAATATCCCGTTGGCACCGCGACCATTCGGCTCGAAGGCAATGAGTATAGGGCTGATTTCTTCACAAACGAAAAACAACAATTAGAACTGCGTACCGTTGCCGACTGGGTGATCCGCCCCCGTCTGCTGAAAACAACGGGAGTCGCAGAAGTGTTCATGCTCGGCGGTGATCGCAAGCAGTACCAGATCCTGATCGATCCACCCGTACTGCTGGAATACGACGTCACTGTGCAAGATGTCGAGCAGGCGCTTCGTGAAAGCAACATCAATACCAGTGGTGGCTTTGCGATCACAGGTGAGACTGAAAGGCCGATTCGTATCCTTGGCCGCTTGGGACCAGATTCACGAGTTGTTATCGAAGAACTTAAGAAGGTTCCTGTCGGTGCTCAAGCTAAGCGCGCGGTGTTACTCGAACAAGTTGCCAGAGTCATCGAAGGCCCGCAGCTCAAACGTGGCGATGGCAGCGTGGACGGTCACCCAGGCATCGTCTTCACGACTGTAAAGCAACCGCACATCGACACCCGCAAGTTGACCGATGCTGTGGCAGAAGCGTTTTCTGAGGTCGAAGCATCGCTTCCGGCTGACATCATCGTCAACTCGGAGCTGTTCCGACTCAAGAATTTTATTGATCGGGGGATTTTCAATGTAGGCGAAGCTCTGGTGATTGGCGCCGTGATGGTAATCATCGTGCTGTTCCTGTTCTTGTTGAATTTTCGCACGACTTTCATCACCTTGACTGCCATTCCGTTATCGCTGGTGATGACCACGCTGGTGTTCCGAATGATCGGATGGATCAGTGGCAGCGAATTGTCGATCAACGTCATGACACTTGGCGGGATCGCTGTGGCCATGGGTGAATTGGTTGATGACGCGATTGTTGACGTAGAAAACATCTTCCGGCGACTCAAGCAAAACAATCAACTATCAATCGAAAATCAAAAGCCACCGATTTTGGTTGTCTTTCAAGCCAGCCGAGAGATTCGTAGCTCCATCGTTTTTGGCACGGCGGTTGTGATTCTCTCCTTCATGCCCTTATTTGCCCTATCCGGAGTAGAGGGGCGACTGTTCACCCCACTAGGTGTCGCTTACATCGTTTCGATCTTGGCCTCATTCGTCGTTTCGATGACAGTGACACCAGTGCTGTCCTATTATCTGTTGCCTCAATCTGGAGCAACTCATCGAGAAGGCGATGGGTTCGTTCTACATAGCCTCAAGCAGGCAGTAACACACCTCATCCGGCTAAGTATGGCTATGCCAGGTACACTTCTCATTCTGACTTGGCTCGCGGTTGTGATTGCTGCGTGGCAGATGTCGCTGTTGGGCCGAAACTTCCTGCCACCTTTCGACGAAGGTAGCATCCAGGTTAACGTCACCCTGCCGCCCGGTTCGTCGCTCAATGCTTCCAACCAGGTCTCAAGGTCGATCGATCAGGTTTTTCAGTCGATGCAAAAGACAGAGGAAAATCCCGGAGGCGAGATATTGCACTTCGTTCGGCGGACGGGACGAGCCGAAATGGACGAACATGCATCGCCGGTCAACTTTGGTGAATACATTCTTAGTATGAACCCTGAGTCAGGAACCGAGCGCGAGGAAATATTGTCGGAGCTGCGCGCGAAGATCAGCAATGAAGCTCCCGGCGTTGATATCGAAGTCGAACAGCCGCTAGCGCACTTGATTAGTCACATGGTTTCAGGCGTCTACGCCCAAATAGCGATCAAGATTCACGGCGATGATCTTGATACGTTGCAGCGCGTGGCGGAACAAGTCAAAGCAACCATCCAAGATGTTCCGGGTATCACGCCACCTATTGTCGAGCCGATTCGTGAAACCTCGGAGCTGCACATAGCGCTACGAGCGGACGATTTGGCATTTTATGGTTTGACACGCGAGTATGTTGCGGGTGTATTGCAAACGGCCCTTCAAGGTGAGGTTGTTTCCCAAGTGCTCGAAGGGCAACGGCGATTTGACCTGCTGGTGCGTTTGGAAGAAGAGTATCGCACCGACTATGCCAATTTGGGGCGACTTCGCATCGACTTGCCCCATCGCGGGACTAACGCCGAACGTGGCCAAGTGGAACTGCATGAACTCGCCGACATTGGCGAAGGAACCGGTCCCAACTCGGTTAATCGCGAGAACGCACGACGGCGAATAGTGATTCGCTGTAACACGGAAGGTCGTGACTTGGCTGGCGCAGTCGGGGATATCAAGCAACGCGTTGGTGCGCAGGTCCAAATGCCGGTTGGGTACTTCATTGAGTACGGCGGACAGTTTGAAAGTCAACAACGGGCAACGCAGCTTATCATCGTGCTGGCCGCAATTTCCGTGGTCGGGATGTTCGTGGTCCTGCTAGTTTTGTTTCCTTCAGTACGGATCGTACTGCAAATACTCAACGCACTTCCAACAGCCTTCATCGGTGGTGTGATGGCATTGATCATCACCCAGCAGAGTCTGACGGTTGCCAGCCTGGTTGGGTTCATATCTCTGGGCGGAATTGCAGTTCGCAACGGAATATTGCTTGTCACCCACTATTTCCACCTCATGAAGGAAGAGGGAGAAAGTTTTACGCAGGCTATGATCCTGCGCGGCAGCCTAGAGCGATTGGCCCCTGTGTTGATGACTGCTCTCACTGCCGGTATTGGGCTAATTCCGTTGGTGCTGGGTGGGCAAGAGCCAGGCCGCGAGATTCTGTACCCAGTGGCAACGGTCATCCTCGGTGGCTTAACGACATCCACGTTTTGTGAGTTCCTGATTCATCCAGGAATGTTTTGGAAGTTCAGCGGCAAAGACGCCGCCAGATTGGCCAATGAAGGAGCGTCTGAGGACGATCATTTGTTGACCCAATGA
- a CDS encoding DUF3147 family protein produces MFWMIVKALISAVVIVAVAEISGRVPRLGALLLTLPIVSILAFIMTWNKDHEMSTITQLARETLVLVPLGLPFFVPFAFANWTGLAFWPSFALGVILASLTIGTWFWIGMFAHR; encoded by the coding sequence ATGTTTTGGATGATTGTGAAAGCTCTAATCTCGGCGGTGGTAATTGTCGCTGTCGCCGAGATTTCGGGACGTGTCCCCAGGCTTGGAGCACTGCTTTTAACACTACCGATCGTCAGTATTCTTGCCTTCATCATGACATGGAACAAAGACCATGAGATGAGCACTATTACCCAGCTAGCTCGGGAGACTTTGGTGCTCGTTCCTTTGGGGTTGCCATTCTTCGTCCCGTTTGCATTCGCAAACTGGACCGGACTCGCGTTCTGGCCGAGCTTTGCACTCGGCGTAATTTTGGCATCGCTTACGATCGGAACCTGGTTTTGGATCGGAATGTTCGCGCATAGGTGA
- a CDS encoding sterol desaturase family protein, translating to MNNQSEVVIRLACFSFVLLAMVVWELLAPRRELSLKRRWRWSSNIGLVILNGILVRFLMPITAVGAALLAQSSGYGFLNFVDWPTWLEIMIGVVAFDLAIYGQHLLFHKVPWLWRLHMVHHADMDFDVTTGLRFHTFEILLSVLIKLAVVFVLGPAAIAVAIFELLLNATSMFNHSNISIPLWLDKMLRFVVVTPDMHRVHHSVIRCETNSNFGFNLPWWDYLFRTYLSQPQDGHDQMTIGVSDYRDETQTEHLPGMLQLPFRSSGRPERN from the coding sequence TTGAACAATCAGTCTGAAGTCGTTATTCGCTTGGCGTGTTTTTCCTTCGTGCTGCTTGCGATGGTCGTATGGGAATTGCTTGCGCCTCGCCGCGAACTGTCGTTGAAACGGCGTTGGCGGTGGAGTAGCAACATCGGTCTTGTCATCTTGAATGGAATTCTGGTTCGATTCTTAATGCCGATCACGGCCGTGGGCGCCGCACTGCTCGCTCAATCATCTGGCTATGGATTTCTGAATTTCGTGGATTGGCCCACGTGGCTGGAAATCATGATAGGGGTCGTTGCTTTTGACCTTGCCATTTACGGTCAACACCTGCTGTTTCACAAGGTTCCGTGGTTGTGGCGTTTGCACATGGTCCACCATGCAGACATGGATTTTGACGTGACGACAGGGCTGCGGTTTCACACTTTTGAGATACTTCTTTCCGTCCTGATCAAGTTAGCGGTCGTCTTTGTACTGGGTCCAGCCGCCATCGCGGTCGCTATTTTTGAATTACTGCTCAATGCGACGTCAATGTTCAATCACAGTAATATCTCGATTCCGCTGTGGCTCGACAAGATGTTGCGTTTTGTGGTGGTCACACCGGACATGCACCGCGTGCATCATTCGGTCATTCGATGCGAAACAAATAGCAACTTTGGATTCAACCTTCCCTGGTGGGATTACCTCTTTCGGACTTATCTATCACAACCGCAAGATGGCCACGACCAGATGACGATTGGAGTCAGTGACTATCGCGATGAAACTCAGACCGAACACCTACCTGGGATGTTGCAACTGCCGTTTCGATCAAGCGGCAGGCCCGAACGCAATTGA
- a CDS encoding efflux RND transporter periplasmic adaptor subunit: protein MSHSIVDAPKQDQSQHSAKPSVNGHHVDTSEPEMGKKLEQRGPLRRGLSLVLGSIGPILVLIGFAAVFYYGHHNDWRIPKFASLTGSAEPVVSDWCEEHAVPESICVECDPTLMPKGPDYGWCEVHGVHNCVLEHPDVAQLKETPAVPPGDLERASRALEIAPRKENNSACKVYQSRIQFASVESVQQAGVDVELVDRAPIVEAITGSGEIVYDPTRQASLASRLPGTVWLVSKKVGDPVAKGEVLAVIDAAAVGELKTTLLRDLAERNLQQQNVARLYEARDAVAGSRILDSEAALSKAQADVLAADQSLRNLGLPVDVDSLQGLSEGQVLDQLRLLGIPESIRSQLDPQSVSSNLLPVRSPIEGVVVERSVAPGEVVDPARILFQVADVRQMWLTLNVPLENMSQLAIGQPVHFHADGSRETVVGKLDWISTSADRMTRMVQVRAVLDNPDGRLRNETFGTGEVVLRNESDAIVIPTGASHWEGCCQIVFVRDKNYFVSPESAKVFHVRSVRLGAVNANQTEVLSGVLPGEVIATAGSDVLRAQLLKNNLGAGCDCVAE from the coding sequence ATGAGTCATTCCATTGTTGATGCGCCGAAACAGGACCAGTCGCAACATTCGGCGAAGCCGTCCGTCAACGGTCATCACGTCGATACATCCGAGCCTGAAATGGGTAAGAAACTAGAACAACGCGGACCGCTCCGGCGCGGGTTATCCCTAGTGCTGGGAAGTATCGGGCCGATTTTGGTTCTGATCGGGTTCGCGGCCGTGTTCTACTACGGACATCACAACGATTGGCGAATCCCTAAATTCGCATCTCTGACAGGATCAGCCGAACCGGTCGTTAGCGATTGGTGTGAAGAACACGCCGTGCCAGAATCCATTTGCGTCGAGTGCGATCCTACTCTGATGCCGAAAGGCCCCGACTACGGTTGGTGTGAGGTCCACGGCGTGCATAACTGCGTTCTGGAGCATCCGGATGTTGCTCAGTTGAAGGAGACGCCTGCGGTACCGCCAGGCGACTTGGAACGAGCATCGAGAGCATTGGAGATAGCCCCACGGAAGGAAAACAATAGTGCTTGCAAGGTTTACCAGTCTCGCATTCAGTTTGCATCAGTCGAATCGGTGCAGCAAGCCGGCGTCGACGTTGAACTCGTCGACCGTGCTCCGATCGTTGAAGCGATCACTGGCAGTGGCGAAATCGTCTATGACCCCACACGTCAAGCCAGTCTGGCCTCACGCTTGCCTGGAACGGTTTGGTTGGTAAGCAAGAAAGTGGGTGATCCAGTTGCCAAAGGCGAGGTACTGGCCGTGATCGATGCTGCGGCAGTCGGCGAGTTAAAAACAACGTTGCTGCGAGACCTCGCCGAACGGAATCTGCAACAGCAGAACGTAGCAAGACTTTACGAAGCTCGCGATGCCGTCGCCGGATCGCGAATTCTTGATTCCGAAGCTGCACTTTCGAAAGCCCAAGCTGATGTGCTGGCTGCAGACCAGTCGCTTCGAAATCTCGGGTTACCGGTCGATGTCGATTCGTTACAGGGGCTAAGCGAAGGGCAGGTGCTCGATCAACTGCGCTTGCTCGGCATCCCAGAGTCAATCCGTAGTCAACTCGATCCGCAATCGGTCTCGTCAAACTTACTGCCGGTTCGCTCGCCCATCGAGGGCGTCGTTGTCGAGCGTAGTGTGGCACCGGGTGAAGTCGTTGATCCGGCGCGGATTCTTTTTCAAGTCGCCGATGTTCGCCAAATGTGGCTGACATTGAATGTGCCGCTCGAGAATATGAGCCAACTCGCCATTGGTCAGCCAGTTCATTTTCACGCCGATGGAAGCCGCGAAACGGTGGTGGGAAAGCTGGACTGGATCAGCACGTCGGCGGATCGGATGACGCGGATGGTTCAAGTGCGGGCTGTGCTGGACAACCCGGACGGTCGCCTTCGCAACGAGACGTTTGGTACGGGCGAAGTTGTATTGCGAAACGAATCTGATGCGATCGTAATTCCGACTGGTGCGTCGCACTGGGAAGGCTGCTGCCAAATCGTCTTCGTTCGCGACAAGAACTATTTCGTCAGTCCCGAGAGCGCCAAGGTTTTTCATGTGCGTAGCGTCAGGCTTGGAGCTGTAAACGCGAATCAAACCGAGGTGCTTTCTGGCGTGTTGCCGGGCGAAGTCATTGCCACGGCGGGTAGCGATGTGCTGCGTGCTCAATTACTAAAAAACAACTTAGGCGCAGGCTGTGACTGCGTCGCCGAATAG
- a CDS encoding efflux RND transporter permease subunit, which yields MLNWLIDFSLKHRALVILVALLFAVIGGFSLRQLDIDAFPDTTPVMIQINTVAPSLASEEIERQITFPVEQAISGLPGLDQLRSISKFGLSQVVVIFDDGIDIYFARQLINERLSTVELPDGIQRPQMGPVSTGLGEVFHYVLVYDGADFSNASQDERVKRMSELRTIHDWVVKPQLRSVRGVAEVNSWGGYEKQYQVRLDPDRLFKYGLTFEEVSNAITFNNENVGGGTVTDGSEMLLVHGVGRTVNIQEIGDIVITAVKGVPVRVSDVADVQLGHEIRRGAVTANGRGEAVLGLGFMLMGENSNEVTWSIKEKIASIQATLPPGVKIQTVYDRTELIDHVIHTVQKNLFEGGLLVVAVLFIFLGNLRAGLIVALAIPLSMLFAFSGMLKFGIAASLLSLGAIDFGLVVDSSVVMIENCVRHLAHDKHGKSRLQIIRDAAIEVRKPTMFGELIIMIVYLPILTLEGVEGKLFRPMALTVIMALAGSMVLSLTLMPVLASLFLPKNVQEKEPLLIRVLKRLYAPVLRFTMHHKTFVIGSALLLLVSVFGLVAPNLGSEFVPRLSEGAITINVVRLAGTTLEESIRYNTQMEQVILEKFPNEFAQVWSRMGTAEVATDPMGTELTDLFITLHPREEWTRAETQEELTVAIQEELRDLPGPRLAMSQPIEMRMNEMISGVRSDVAAILYGDDLDLMVEKASEIEKALNSIPGSEDVKVEQVSGQPLLQIRIKQDEIARYGIPASTVMNLVRSLGTHNVGEVYEGQLRFPLIIRLPEKARASPEAIKQILVATPSGQRIPLSRLATIEKVEGPNTIKRDWYQRRITIESNVRGRDLGSFVAEARRVIAEKVQLPPGRYRVDWGGQFENLQRAQLRLMIVVPIALLMILALLYMTYRNWIDSIRVFTGVPFAWIGGILALWIRDMPFSISAAVGFIALSGVAVLDDMLLVSTIRQLRRLGRSLDEAVEEAAMTRLRPILMTTLVASLGFVPMAFSTGMGAEVQRPLATVVIGGVCSAMVMSLLVLRVLYVVFNMPVEKFDGDGDDDDGRHRQPNEPTDPEVEHELESGHRPEPKRESEAVTV from the coding sequence ATGCTTAATTGGCTCATTGACTTTTCACTCAAGCACCGCGCGCTGGTGATCCTGGTCGCGCTGCTGTTTGCGGTCATCGGTGGTTTCTCGCTACGGCAACTTGACATTGATGCATTTCCGGACACCACTCCGGTAATGATTCAAATCAATACGGTAGCGCCGTCGCTGGCGTCCGAAGAGATCGAACGACAGATCACCTTTCCGGTTGAGCAAGCCATCAGCGGACTGCCAGGACTGGATCAACTTCGTTCCATCTCCAAGTTCGGATTGTCGCAAGTCGTCGTGATCTTTGATGACGGCATCGACATTTACTTTGCCCGACAACTGATCAACGAACGATTGTCGACCGTCGAATTGCCCGACGGGATTCAGCGACCGCAAATGGGTCCGGTCTCGACGGGGTTGGGCGAAGTGTTTCACTACGTCTTGGTGTATGACGGCGCTGATTTTTCGAATGCTTCGCAGGATGAACGTGTCAAACGCATGAGCGAGTTGCGAACAATTCATGACTGGGTAGTTAAACCACAGTTGCGGTCGGTTCGTGGCGTAGCGGAAGTCAACAGTTGGGGTGGTTACGAAAAGCAATATCAAGTGCGACTCGATCCGGATCGTCTATTCAAATACGGGCTGACGTTCGAGGAAGTGTCAAATGCCATTACTTTTAACAACGAAAATGTTGGCGGAGGGACGGTCACCGATGGCAGCGAGATGTTGCTTGTCCATGGCGTGGGGCGAACTGTCAATATTCAAGAGATCGGCGATATCGTCATCACGGCGGTCAAAGGCGTTCCCGTGCGAGTGAGCGACGTGGCCGATGTCCAGCTTGGACACGAGATCCGTCGTGGTGCGGTCACGGCGAACGGTCGCGGTGAAGCAGTTCTGGGGCTGGGCTTTATGCTGATGGGTGAAAACAGCAACGAAGTCACTTGGTCCATCAAGGAAAAGATTGCCAGCATCCAAGCCACGTTGCCTCCCGGCGTCAAGATTCAAACAGTTTACGACCGCACGGAATTGATCGACCACGTCATCCACACAGTTCAAAAGAATCTCTTTGAAGGAGGGTTGCTGGTTGTCGCGGTGCTGTTCATTTTCCTTGGCAATCTGCGGGCAGGTTTGATCGTCGCCCTGGCAATTCCGCTCTCGATGCTGTTTGCGTTCTCGGGCATGTTGAAGTTCGGCATTGCGGCCAGCCTCCTGAGTCTCGGCGCGATAGACTTCGGTTTGGTCGTCGATAGTTCGGTGGTGATGATCGAGAACTGCGTCCGGCACCTTGCGCATGACAAGCACGGCAAGAGTCGGCTCCAAATCATTCGCGATGCGGCCATTGAAGTTCGCAAACCGACCATGTTTGGCGAACTGATCATCATGATCGTGTACTTGCCGATTCTGACGCTTGAAGGGGTAGAGGGAAAGCTGTTTCGCCCGATGGCGTTGACGGTAATCATGGCACTGGCAGGTTCGATGGTGCTATCACTCACCCTGATGCCAGTCCTGGCCAGTCTGTTTCTGCCAAAGAACGTTCAAGAGAAAGAGCCGCTGCTGATTCGAGTTCTCAAACGACTCTACGCGCCGGTGTTGCGATTCACGATGCACCACAAGACGTTTGTCATAGGCTCGGCGCTGCTGTTGCTGGTGAGTGTCTTTGGACTTGTGGCTCCGAACCTCGGAAGTGAGTTCGTGCCGCGTCTTTCCGAAGGCGCGATCACGATCAACGTGGTCAGACTTGCGGGGACGACGCTAGAAGAATCCATTCGTTACAACACGCAAATGGAGCAGGTGATACTTGAAAAGTTTCCCAATGAATTCGCACAGGTATGGAGTCGCATGGGCACAGCCGAGGTTGCGACCGACCCGATGGGAACCGAATTGACAGACCTTTTCATCACCTTGCATCCCCGTGAAGAATGGACACGAGCTGAAACTCAAGAAGAGTTGACCGTCGCGATTCAGGAAGAATTGCGAGACTTGCCTGGGCCACGGCTTGCGATGTCGCAGCCGATCGAGATGCGAATGAATGAGATGATCTCCGGCGTTCGTTCCGACGTCGCCGCCATTCTTTACGGTGACGATTTGGACCTGATGGTGGAAAAGGCCAGCGAGATTGAGAAGGCACTCAATTCCATTCCTGGTTCCGAAGACGTCAAGGTTGAACAGGTCTCTGGACAACCGCTGTTACAGATTCGCATCAAGCAAGATGAAATCGCACGCTACGGGATTCCCGCCAGCACGGTCATGAATCTCGTTCGATCCTTGGGCACCCACAACGTGGGCGAAGTCTACGAGGGCCAGTTGCGTTTCCCGCTGATTATTCGTTTACCAGAGAAGGCTAGAGCGAGTCCCGAAGCAATCAAACAGATTTTGGTCGCAACACCATCGGGCCAACGCATTCCACTATCGCGATTGGCAACCATCGAAAAGGTCGAGGGCCCCAATACGATCAAGCGCGACTGGTATCAGCGGCGGATCACGATCGAGTCGAACGTGCGGGGACGGGATCTGGGCAGCTTTGTTGCCGAAGCGAGGCGTGTTATTGCCGAGAAGGTCCAACTGCCTCCGGGCCGATACCGGGTCGACTGGGGCGGGCAGTTTGAAAACTTGCAACGCGCCCAGTTGCGTTTGATGATCGTCGTGCCGATTGCCTTGCTGATGATCCTCGCATTGCTGTACATGACCTATCGCAACTGGATCGACTCGATACGTGTCTTCACCGGCGTTCCGTTTGCGTGGATAGGCGGAATCCTTGCCCTGTGGATTCGCGACATGCCATTTTCAATCTCGGCCGCCGTCGGTTTCATTGCCCTGTCCGGTGTCGCTGTCCTCGACGACATGCTGCTGGTGTCGACGATTCGGCAACTCCGCAGGCTTGGTCGTTCACTTGACGAAGCGGTAGAAGAAGCCGCGATGACACGCTTGCGTCCGATTTTGATGACGACACTGGTAGCAAGTCTCGGTTTTGTTCCGATGGCGTTCAGTACGGGCATGGGAGCGGAAGTCCAACGACCACTCGCGACTGTCGTGATTGGTGGTGTTTGTAGTGCGATGGTGATGAGCTTGCTCGTTCTTCGAGTGCTCTATGTTGTCTTCAATATGCCCGTAGAGAAGTTTGATGGAGATGGAGACGATGATGACGGTCGTCATCGTCAGCCTAATGAACCGACCGATCCCGAAGTTGAGCACGAACTTGAGTCAGGGCATCGGCCCGAGCCCAAGCGAGAGTCCGAAGCAGTAACGGTTTAG
- a CDS encoding RND transporter yields the protein MKMNWILATRAFTLTVLVGALALVGCSKSETATEGTGESVAATDVDNSHGGWWCVEHGVPEEECALCDKSLVAKFKEDGDWCKEHDRPESQCFICGPKRFDKFAAVYEAKTGRKPPQPEE from the coding sequence ATGAAGATGAATTGGATTTTAGCGACACGAGCTTTCACGTTGACAGTGTTGGTCGGCGCATTGGCGTTGGTCGGATGCAGTAAGAGCGAGACAGCAACTGAAGGAACCGGCGAATCGGTCGCGGCAACCGACGTGGACAATAGCCACGGTGGATGGTGGTGCGTCGAGCACGGCGTGCCCGAGGAAGAGTGCGCCTTGTGCGATAAATCGCTGGTGGCCAAGTTCAAAGAAGACGGTGATTGGTGCAAGGAACACGATCGCCCAGAGTCGCAGTGCTTTATCTGCGGTCCCAAACGCTTCGACAAGTTCGCGGCCGTGTATGAGGCCAAGACAGGTCGCAAACCTCCGCAACCGGAGGAATAA